A genomic window from Silene latifolia isolate original U9 population chromosome 11, ASM4854445v1, whole genome shotgun sequence includes:
- the LOC141614555 gene encoding uncharacterized protein LOC141614555 yields MGFKCMSEETRTEVAIYLLQKSNDGQLDRGAIKEAANRFNVSVRTISNIWRLAKKPRLVGEKLDVKSGRIGNKNRKRILPNIEHIKSLDKSLRDTMIRVSENCGVSVGTVHSWVKEGLLKRHSSPLHPKLSELHKDQRLLYSLKSLVVKQVLEEFLDLNNVPVTEIMFNEMSNVIHMDEKWFYITEDNETVYVVEGEELPHRSCQSKRFITKVMFMCAVSRPIYGEDGECIFDGKIGMFPFTNQVPAARSSRNRPRGTLETKPIESITKQVVKDCLIHQVIPAIKSVWPEGLSKHIYIQQDNARPHIKNDICIYAIRCIQN; encoded by the coding sequence ATGGGGTTCAAGTGCATGTCTGAAGAAACGAGAACTGAAGTCGCCATCTACTTGCTTCAAAAATCAAATGACGGGCAGCTTGATCGTGGTGCAATCAAAGAGGCAGCAAACAGATTCAATGTGAGTGTAAGGACCATATCAAACATATGGAGACTTGCAAAAAAACCAAGGTTAGTAGGTGAAAAATTAGATGTCAAGAGTGGTAGAATAGGCAACAAAAACAGAAAAAGGATTTTACCAAACATTGAGCATATCAAATCACTTGATAAATCACTAAGGGACACAATGATCAGAGTTTCTGAAAATTGTGGAGTTTCAGTTGGAACGGTCCATTCATGGGTGAAAGAAGGTTTACTTAAACGTCATTCAAGCCCATTACATCCTAAACTCAGTGAGTTACACAAGGATCAAAGGCTACTTTATTCATTAAAGTCATTGGTTGTTAAACAAGTTCTTGAAGAGTTCTTAGATCTTAATAATGTTCCAGTGACTGAAATAATGTTTAATGAAATGAGCAACGTAATACACATGGATGAGAAGTGGTTCTATATTACGGAAGACAATGAAACAGTTTACGTAGTTGAGGGGGAGGAGCTGCCTCATAGAAGCTGTCAATCAAAGAGATTCATCACAAAAGTGATGTTCATGTGTGCAGTCAGCAGACCTATTTatggtgaagatggtgaatgCATATTTGATGGTAAAATAGGCATGTTTCCATTTACTAATCAAGTTCCAGCAGCTAGGTCAAGCAGAAATAGGCCAAGGGGTACATTAGAAACTAAGCCTATTGAGTCCATCACAAAACAAGTAGTCAAGGATTGTCTAATTCATCAAGTAATTCCAGCAATTAAGAGTGTTTGGCCAGAAGGTCTTAGCAAGCATATTTACATACAACAAGACAATGCTAGGCCACACATCAAGAATGATATTTGTATTTATGCAATTAGATGCATACAGAATTAA